CAAGTGCATCTCCGCGTAATTTTATCCACCAGCCCGGTGCTTCTTCTCGCGAGTTTCATGGCAGGGTGTTTTTTCCCACGTTCTCGGTTATATTACACGCCGGAGAGAAGCATTGTGAACCTTGTGCGCGCGTATGACATACTTTAGTGGAATCGGACACACCTTCGCCGGTTGTGTTCTCGATACCGGTTGTGTGTGCTTCGACGACTTGATGTGTCTTATGTACGCTGTATTTTGTGAAATTTCCAAGGCGTTTTTTCCTCGAATAAGAGAGGATGCAGCACCTGCGCCGCGCGTTATGAAAGTCTACATCAGCGAGTGCTATATCGATGTAATGGGAAGTTGAGAAACGCGAGGACGCCGATATGTGTCCGGAAAACTGCGAAATACGCTCCAAGACTTTTTTATCAGTTTGTTTAGACAGTTTTTCAAATACGACACATGTGCCGTGGGCATGTTCGCGGTACAAATAAATATGCACGGCACATCTCGCTCGCGTATACGCTTTGGCTTTCGTTCCATCAGCTGACATTAGCATGTCATTAATTTCGCTGTCTCTAACGGTTCCCCGCGAGTGGCTTATAGCTTTCAAGacgatcgatttttttcttttagtttTTAGTTGAAATGCGCGATGCCGTAATAGTCCATTGCGTTACACTCTACTGTTGAAAGTTTATACGCGCTATGCAAATCGAGTTGACAAAAAACGTTTAATAACAGCAGTGCCTTTGAGGACCGGTGATGTACTTTTCAAAGTATTACACAGTCTTTGGTTCTTCGCATACAGGTGTCAAATGTAGGAAAACTGTGTACCCGGAGTAAGCGATCTGAGCGCACATACTCGGGTATTGTATTCAATTACTCGTATAATAGTCGGCGGCTGGTGTGCGTTTGATCAAACAGTGACTGATATATTTGGTATACAATGCCCACACCGGAGCCGAGTTATCGATCTCTCGTCGTTGAGACTTTTTCAATTCCCTGCGCTTTGCAATCGGAAGTATGAATACACACTTTTGTTCTGGCGAAATGGAAACGCTCCACTGTTTTCGCTTCCACTTTTTTTGCGTTTTCGAAACTTTTTCCGCGTATACCCCCTACGGGATTtggtcgttaaaaaaaaacatcatcGAAGCGTAATTTGGCTTAACGGAAAAGAGCGCGCTGAATTTAAATATCACGATAGAAGAACGCTTACTCGGTCCGCTGGGTTTGACTGGCAGGTGGTCGTTGCGAGAGACAGcacctctttctctctcggccttATCTCTATAGCGGTGGAGGCGGTGCACGTGCCTGTATATGCAACGCATCAAAAGTTCGCGCACGTATTGCGCTGACCGTAGTACAGCGGGACAACCTCGGCGTCACGCGCGCGAAGACAGACTCTTTAATTACCCTGCTCGATCGATTTCTTAGGCGTATTTCGTAATTTAAAAATGCACGATTGTGAGACGGGtgaacttttaaaaatttcacgaTGAATGGTCGATGATAAATACACTTGCATGGTGTTATTTCCTGAAGGATTTAGAAATTGTGCGCATTAGAACGACATATTGAAGTCAATGAATTCAAGAATAATTATTGTACGAGCGATACAGGCTAAAAAAGCATCAGCGACTAACGGAACCTGCATGTTTCAGGATCACCGTGGAAGGTCGGCATAATGCCGAGCCCCAAGATGTCAGTGGTCGGGGACTCGGTCAGGCTCGTCCCAGCTGGTAGTCCCGCCGTCTTCGAGCTCTCGGCCCTCGGTTTCAGCAGCAACGAGATCCAAGTCCAAATTCTGAGTAAGTCAAGCCCCATAATTTTCAGGCGATCGCGGTGATAAAGCACAGGTCTCTGTATATCTATAAACATCTAAATTATGTGTTGCCACAGCGCCATCGAAGCGACAGATCGGCGCGCGTATCGACGAGGAGCCCAGTCGTACCGGCGAGTTCCGAGTGTCGTTTACGCCGCAGGAGGTCGGCAGTCACTTGGTCGAGGTGAGCATAGCCGGACAGAAGTTACCGGCTGGGCCACTCGTCGCCAAGGTCTACAACAGCAGCCTCATTCAGGTTACCGAGGTGCCGAGCGCCGTTGTTGGCCATGCCTGCCAATTCAGAGGTGGGTTCtttgacgattttttttatgcCATCGATGGCGCGCCAAATGCGTCTTGGCTGCGAGTTGTAAATTGATTTTCGAGAAAGCTAGCGAGGTGAAAATGAGGGGAGGCGGTTTTCTTTGAGAAAGCTGCTAATGTGAATCGTCTGAATGGTACATCTCTCGGACAGTGTTGTTTATGATGGTGATTTGCATTATGCGTTTCACTGAGACTTTTGAAATTGGTGGTGATTAATTTCTATACCGTGAGTACAAACTCAACCTTTTTCGGTAATAATCGTGTATTATTGTGTACCACGGGAGCAAACCGGGGTCAGTAAACTCGCTATTCGATATTTTGTGACACATACTTACTGATTTTTCCAATTTATGCAATTTTGGGCACAATTCcctgataaatttaaattgcaGAAAGTATGCCAAGTTTAGGCTGTAGCAAATACAGTATCCTAcgaataataatgtataacgACACTCAACTGTTTCCAGTGGATGCAAGCGCGGCGGGCGAGGGCCAGCTGGAGATCTCGATAAACGAGGGCGAGGTGCCGAACCACGTGCAGGTCGTGGGCGGCGGTCGCTGCCTGGTCTCCTTCACACCGGAGGCGGCCAAGCCTCACTACATCGACATCAAGTTCAACGGCGAGCCAGTCCCCGGCTGTCCATTCGTCTGCCACGTGTCGGACACGAGTCGCGTCAGCCTCGAACTCGCTCATCTCGAGCTGCTCCCGGTCTCGGAGCCCGCGAGCTTCCACATGGCCGTCgacggcagcggcagcgccgAGCTCGCCGTCTCCGTGCGCGGCCCCTCGAGCGAGCTGCCCGTCAAGGTCACCGGCGACATCCACACGGGCTTCACGGCCGAGTTCACGCCGCGCGAGGTCGGCGTCCACGCGGTCAGCGTCGAGTACAACGGTCACCCGGTCAACGGCACGCCCTTCCTCGCCAAGGCCTTCGACGCGGAGCGAGTCGTCATCGGGCCCGTGGGCCGGGCCAGCGTCGGTCAGGCCCAGCACTTTAACGTCGACGCCTCCCAGGCCGGCGAGGGCAATCTCGAGATCACGATATCCGCGCGCGGTCAGAACATTCCTACTCAGGTGACGCCCCAGGGCAACGCGCGCTTCTCCGTGGGCTTCGTGCCGTTCGAAGCCTGCGAGCACATGATCAACATCGCGTTCAACAAGCGCACCGTGCCGGGCTGCCCGATAATCGCGCGGGTAGCCCCGGACGCTCACGTCACGGTCAGTGGACAAGCGCTCAGCAGCGCACCCCTGGGCAGACAGAGCGCGCTCACACTCAGCAACGTCGCCGGTAGCTTGGAAGACTTGGAAGTTAACGTTGAAGGTGAAGACTTTGATTGATTGTTGTCACTCTTGTGTCTGTAACTCTGTGTTTGtaactgtttttttattttctgtattATCTAGTCGTACTTTTTGTCTGTCATTTTGTCTGTTGTTTTGTGTCTAgtctctctctgtgtatgcgtgtgtgtgtgtgtgtgtgtgtatgtctgCGAATTCACAGTACACGCATTCTGATTGATTTTTTATGTCTTTTTATGTTGTACACACGATTTACGTTCTATTCTCCCCCGACACATCCCTCTATCTGTTCCAGGTCGGCCAGCTTTCAGACTACGACATTACTAGACATCTCTTGAACAATCTCACCTTTCGTTGTCCTAACCAAAACACTCGCGCAGTCTAACGGAAGCACAAGAACGAACTTAAAGCGGTGATGGGTATGGGTTAATCTTTCCCTATTAAACTATAGAATTGTACTTTATTAGCCGACTAATCTAGAATTAACTGTACTTACTATCCCGCACATTAACACATTAATCTCATCTCTGCTTATGTAAGCTTGTCGATTGTGTATACGAACATTTTGAATAATATGCACCTATCGAAATGACAATAGCGCTTAACGCACACACTTACATGCGAGATATACTTGGGAGGCGCAGTGTTTTTGGCGCTGCGCTGACTGCATGCTGCTATACTTATAATCTCGCCTCGTTCGCATCTACGCTCGTATATTTATGATGATGTATACAACTTCGCACTGAGCGCGCCTGGGTGCGAGCGTTCGAACGCGTGCATGTACATACAGTAATATCACGATAGAATGTAATACATTATAATAGATCCATACATTTATACGCTCATGTAATTCGCCCCTCTCGTTCATCGATTATAGTCTTTTCGCATACATACACCCCAACCCCTCTGTACTGCCTGTAAACTCTTTCAATTAATTGTACGGGCCTATGAGTAAAAATTATCTGGCAAACGAGACACATATAACAGGTGCTTTATCGAGACTCGTCCTCGTGCACGTCGACTAGTAATCCCGTAGATGTATCGAGTACCATGTTATATACACAAAATACAGCTCTCGTGCACGAGGGCGAGATCTCGAGAGTCGCGCGACAAATTAACGCTTGTATATAAACTCATATATAATTACGTATAACGATTCGCTTGGTCGTGCAAAAAACAAACGCCTCTTGCATTTGCGATCCGCGTTGAAACATGAGAGTCAGAGATTCGTCTCGGGCCAAGAGAAATCGAGAGATTATAGACACGTGCGTAATCGGGTCCTCCCATCGACGGCCTCCGATCGTCTCGATAAAAATGCTGACTAACAAAGCGCTGGACTTGGTAGGACCCAATGGACAGGCCGTACCGGCCCAGGTCACTGACAACAAAGACACGACGTGCACGGTGGCGTTCACGCCGAGGATCGTCGGCGAGCACCGGATCTCGGTCAGTCATCGCAATCTGCCAGTCCTCGGCAGTCCGTTCAGCTGCAAGGTTTACGACGTGTCCGCCATTAAGGTCAAGGATGCCAAGAAGGGTGTCATCGGATTGCCCGTCACTTTTCTCGGTAATTTCATGGCTTTCCTATTCTACGCTTTAATATGCGTTGCGATTACTGCAATCGACTTGGTTGCTAAATTAATCATGTCGCTTGAGCCAGACAAATCAGGTTTTAATAACCGAAGCATTCTTACTGATCAATGTGATTTTGCATCAAAGTGGAAACAAGCCAAGCTGGACCAGGAAATTTGGAGGTGACGGTGAACGGCGGTCGAGTGCCAACTTCCGCCCAGGCTCAAGGACCACACACGTATGCCATCTCGTTCACGCCACGCGAGCCTACCATTCACACGGTCGACTTGCGCTTCAACGGAGAAGATGTTCCCGGTAGTCCGTTCACTTGCCAGGTATTACTAGTTTCATCAATCATATAGTTCTCAgcttacataaaattttatctcgtagaaaaaataataatgttgaaGAATAtctgaaatattaaatttatggCTTCATGATCTCAGGTAACTGATACTGCTAAAGTCATCGTTACCGAAGCCTTGGAGAAGGTATCCGTTAACAGAGTTGCTAGCTTTGTCATCGAAGCCGATTCGACGCCGACGGTTGATGTTCTCGCTCCTACGCGAGAGAGTTTACCCGTGGAAATCGAGCAAATCGGATCTGGATCTTACTCTGCCGGCTTTACTCCTAAGGATGTTGGTGAGTGTCCAACGCGATCTAATTATTAAACGCATTTGCAGCTGTGTATAACATTCTTCTACTACTATGCatctttgaatttattagGTGACCATAGCGTACAAGTAAAATTAAACGGAGCTCATTTGCAAGGTAGTCCCTTTCTTGTCAAAGCTTATAATGCAGATCAAGTGAAAGTCACTGACATCAACAGCGGAGTCGTCGGCAAGCCTGTGTTCTTCAGCAGtgagtatttttttatgtgtTCAAAACCTGAGAATACAGATCTTGTAAGGTGTTTGAATTCTAATCACGAAAATCTTCCAGTCAACGCTAGTCAAGCTGGAGCGGGAAATTTGGAGATCATCGTCGCAGTCAACGGCAAGAATGTGCCCAACTTCGTGCAGAGTGAGGGCAACGCCAAGTTCCGGGTGAATTTCAAACCCCAGGAGGCTGCCCTTCATAGCTTGAGCGTGCGTTTTAACGGAGAGCCAGTGCCGGGATCTCCGTTCACCTGCCAAGTTCTCGGTGCTGGACAGGCCCTTATTTCGGGTCACAATCTAAAGATGGCTGCGGTCAAGCAGCCCATAAGCTTTACCATCGATCCGCAAGCTTCATCGAGTAAGTGTGACGTTATCGTCACACCGCCTTCGAACATCGCTCTGCCGATCACCATAGAGCCACAAGATCTCAAGTATAAGATCACATTCACGCCCACTGAAGTTGGACGGCACAACGTAAGCGTACTCGTCGATGGTGAGTCGATCAAAGGCTCGCCATTCGCCTGCAATGTGTACGACGTCACTAAGGTTGGTTGAATCAGTTCATTGGGGGGTTTCATATTTTATGTTAactacattattatttttttttgtttttcatgtagaatttattaatttattaaacgtatttaaatttattgtgTTATTTCGACTGCAGATACATGTATCTGGTTTGAGCGAAGCCTTCTTAGGTCAAGCAACAACTTTCACAGTGGATGCAGCTCAAGCTGGAGAAGGTACGCTTGAGCTCGTTGTGAGCACCGAAAACAATACTGTCAAAGCTGAAGTGGTAGCGTGCGCTCGAGGCTTGTACGACGTGACTTTTGTGCCTCAAACGTCAAGCACGCATTACGTGAATATCAGTTTCAACGACGATAATGTACCAGGTGTGTGAAATGCATAACATGATACCAATGGTTAGCATTACAATTTgtagcatttattttttaatatattttagggAGTCCCTTCAAATGTCCAGTCATTGGAAGCATTTTAGATGGCCCTTCAATGATCAGGGTGGGAAATACCGCTTTTATGGATTTGGATATGGTCGGATTAAGTGGACCAATAACTGCTGAAGTAACAGGTAAATTTATATGAATATCTTAAGCAAACCTTGTTTgctataaaaaagtatcctagAGTAGTCCCTAATGAAATGGCTTTTTTAGGTCCCGACGGAATAATCATTCCTTGTAATATGacaaaaattgattctaatttACATCGTGTAGAAATTAAAACGAGGAATGTCGGAACGTACAATGTTGTTTTTAGTCAGGGTTCCAAAATCATTAGTTCACAATCTCTTCAAGCTTTTGACCCTACCAAGGTTGTAATACAAGAAGTGTCCGATGCAGTATGTCATCGTCCAGGAACTATTTTCGGTTTGTATATAATTCATAGAATGACCATAAGTAGTTGGAAATTAAAAAGTGCACAACCGATATCTAATTTATCTTTATAAAGTTGTTGCACCGAAGGAAGCTGGTCCCGGAAAGCTCACAGTTAGCGTTCGTTCCGGAGGTGCTGAAGTCGACAGCCTAGTTCGAGAAAAAGACAATGGAATCTATGAAATCATTTTCCATCCAACCAGGACGGCGCCTCATCGAGTTCATATAAAATACAACGATGTATATATACAAGGTATTTACATTGTAAATATCTATACTAAATGGCTCACATTAAAAAGTCGATCGAAAGAACGTCTCCGTACGTAACGTCTATTTTGCATTGCAGGAAGCCCTCTTGAAGTAGCAGTGCGAGGCCCGACAGGAGGACGAGAAGTCACTGCCACTGGATTGGGTCTGTATCAATCCTGTATTGGCAAGGTCACGTCATTTTCTATTGAAACACTCGGACGTCCAGGAAAGGAATTTGACGTTGTTATAAGTAGTCCACAAGGTAATGCAGTACCAGTTCGCTGTTATCAGCATCGTGACGGAAACTTATTAGCCGAGTTTACAACGAATTCTGTTGGTATGTTGACCCCCTCCATATTATTATTCAAgctaattattattgttgttatcgacgtacatttttttattttcttgcaCAGGAACATATAAAATTGATGTTCTGCACGGAGCTAAGCCTGTATTAGGTTCGCCATTTTTCTGCCAAGCATTTGATGCAAGTAAAATTAAGCTTCAAGAACTGGGACCTACAACTGTATCTGTTCATGATCATTTTGCCCTAAaaagtacatatttttatatgatCTACTAATGATATGAATTCGACATAAACCacttgattatttatttcgtgacaattttaatttttagttatcaAAGCAGAAGCGGGAGTAGCAGAGCTGGACGTAGCAGCGACTAGTCCGTTGGGTCAAGAGCTGGCCATGCAAGTAAGACCGCTCAACGATGGAGCAGAAATGATTGAGTTCTCACCCAGCGTCGCTGGATCATATGTCATCAACGTCAGCTACGGGGGCTGTACGGTACCTGGC
The sequence above is drawn from the Nasonia vitripennis strain AsymCx chromosome 4, Nvit_psr_1.1, whole genome shotgun sequence genome and encodes:
- the LOC100113977 gene encoding filamin-A isoform X2; translation: MPSPKMSVVGDSVRLVPAGSPAVFELSALGFSSNEIQVQILTPSKRQIGARIDEEPSRTGEFRVSFTPQEVGSHLVEVSIAGQKLPAGPLVAKVYNSSLIQVTEVPSAVVGHACQFRVDASAAGEGQLEISINEGEVPNHVQVVGGGRCLVSFTPEAAKPHYIDIKFNGEPVPGCPFVCHVSDTSRVSLELAHLELLPVSEPASFHMAVDGSGSAELAVSVRGPSSELPVKVTGDIHTGFTAEFTPREVGVHAVSVEYNGHPVNGTPFLAKAFDAERVVIGPVGRASVGQAQHFNVDASQAGEGNLEITISARGQNIPTQVTPQGNARFSVGFVPFEACEHMINIAFNKRTVPGCPIIARVAPDAHVTVSGQALSSAPLGRQSALTLSNVAGSLEDLEVNVEGPNGQAVPAQVTDNKDTTCTVAFTPRIVGEHRISVSHRNLPVLGSPFSCKVYDVSAIKVKDAKKGVIGLPVTFLVETSQAGPGNLEVTVNGGRVPTSAQAQGPHTYAISFTPREPTIHTVDLRFNGEDVPGSPFTCQVTDTAKVIVTEALEKVSVNRVASFVIEADSTPTVDVLAPTRESLPVEIEQIGSGSYSAGFTPKDVGDHSVQVKLNGAHLQGSPFLVKAYNADQVKVTDINSGVVGKPVFFSINASQAGAGNLEIIVAVNGKNVPNFVQSEGNAKFRVNFKPQEAALHSLSVRFNGEPVPGSPFTCQVLGAGQALISGHNLKMAAVKQPISFTIDPQASSSKCDVIVTPPSNIALPITIEPQDLKYKITFTPTEVGRHNVSVLVDGESIKGSPFACNVYDVTKIHVSGLSEAFLGQATTFTVDAAQAGEGTLELVVSTENNTVKAEVVACARGLYDVTFVPQTSSTHYVNISFNDDNVPGSPFKCPVIGSILDGPSMIRVGNTAFMDLDMVGLSGPITAEVTGPDGIIIPCNMTKIDSNLHRVEIKTRNVGTYNVVFSQGSKIISSQSLQAFDPTKVVIQEVSDAVCHRPGTIFVVAPKEAGPGKLTVSVRSGGAEVDSLVREKDNGIYEIIFHPTRTAPHRVHIKYNDVYIQGSPLEVAVRGPTGGREVTATGLGLYQSCIGKVTSFSIETLGRPGKEFDVVISSPQGNAVPVRCYQHRDGNLLAEFTTNSVGTYKIDVLHGAKPVLGSPFFCQAFDASKIKLQELGPTTVSVHDHFALKIIKAEAGVAELDVAATSPLGQELAMQVRPLNDGAEMIEFSPSVAGSYVINVSYGGCTVPGSPVVVVAEAAGQARAKGQGLIQGHVGKPAHFLVTGSRSPPAVQVDGPDSVAKPTVEAGPNPGTWNVSYVPTEPGLFDVRVVCAGQQLPGSPWHPRIIDTRNLRVIGGWSALCDELGRLKIAPGNKISFDTSEAGPGELSGRIDDQPLKFEMTTNNRLKLIIPQLAAGEHGMEILFNAVPFPGAPKLAIAPELESSMSQDTSRVMLRGRGLTAAKCGEQVSFTIDGSQAGTGTPQVQIFSPTSEVDVSIQHLGNNVYRASYTPFTPEPLLMTVSWNGRQLKGCPLQISVSSAADATRVVCSGQGLKYGVVGQEIRSFIDTRRAGPGELTAHCVGPHKVAYCELYDHGDATFTLNVKPQEPGRHALTIKYAGEHVTGSPFTLKVSGAPDASKVRVYGPGIEHGVLATFQSRFICDTRGAGAGQLTVRVRGPKGAFRVEMQRETQKDRIILCRYDPTEPGDYRVEVRWAGVLVPGSPFPVKIVDTQDELLMLTQGTDTCTTGHHTITSWRGSQAIL